The nucleotide sequence AATCTGATCACCAGAGAACCATCCAAGGAAAGGAAGGGAAATACAAAAATGATAACCAAAGCTTGAAAATTGAGACCTACAAGTATGTGAGACTGGCGATATTTCCCAATTCCTTTGGAATTTCCCCTGATAAGTGGTTAGCAAGTAGAGAGCTGCATTAACATTTTCTTAGTTAATTTTATGAAGAAGGGAGCTCTAATTGCTAAACTTACAGCAGAAGTAGGGGGAAAAGAAACGCTCACATTGAATTCAATTGTGTTGAAGCCCATTCACGTGGTATCGTACCACCAAGGTAATTGTAAGCAAAATCTCTACAAATGCGACAAAATGGAAGTAATTTCAGTTGTTTAAAGTTGTATTCACTTCTGGTAGAGCATGTAAGAAATTAGGGTTAGAAAAATGTAAAACTTCAAATGCCTGAGTTGAGAATGGTCTTACATCTCTCGGAGGTATTGAAGCTCGACCAGGTCAGGTGGAAGCATGCCAGGAAGACTATACCCCTTTAGAACACTATAACACATGGGAAAtcaaagtttgagttttatgcCCAGGGGCAGCTGCTGATAGAAAAATCAGATTAATAGAAACAATATTCTATATTATTATAGCATAATCAGGGTTGTGCACTGATACTTGAAATGAAGTCTTCAAACACATGGTCAATGTAATCTTAACAAAGAAATGGACATGTTTGAAATGCAATTTGTAGACAAATCCCAAGTATGTCAATATTCATGTAACGGATTCCATTCTAAGATATCAAAGACAATTCATTCAGAAAACCATCCAGAAGATTACTTTCAACAATAGAATAGTGCTTGATTTCCTTCACATTAACATGACAGATCTCGCTCCATGTCCATGACATCCTGGCATTGACATAGTTGGAATAGATGGCTTAATTAAGACTAAGGTTAAATGGAGCAATGGTGGAATAAAGGTCAGATTAATTACTAAGAGCTATGAATAGGTAAcagttaaaattttgaagaaaaccaCTCTAATTGTGTCAGTCTAATAAGCATTCAGATTACACAAATTGTGAATAATGATCAAGAGATGGCAGACAAggcaaataaaaatagaaacagcCTTCCTGCAAACATGTCCTTTCAGAATTAATGTTCATGAATCAACCGGCATGATTTTACTACATATATTAGATTCACCATTCCCTATAAGAGTTGAAAATAGGCCCCACTGGCTGGGTCCCAATAGTTCAGTAACAATTTTCATTGGGTTATTTTTGAGGTTTagtgatcaattttttttctttgtttctcgaGAAATGGGATCCTGATTCTCCTTCTGCATGCTGATGATACTAAATTTCTCTACCCAGTAAAAGAACACAACTTTCCTGATTATCCGAGCAATAAATTTTCTGTCAAAAAGATGACATCATAGCATTAGCAACACTTCTCtactatttcttctttttcctatcCAAAAAAAGGTTCAACTATTCTATCAGTTGGTCCTATTCCAAACTAGAGTGTCCACAAGATTCTAAATCTCATAGAGGCCGAAATTTACAATCTCATATGCACAAGTCACATGGTTACCAGACCATGGACTTTAACCAAATCCAACTCACCATTAGAACATCATAGGAGCTCAAGAACATTTATTTACAAATCTTACTTGTATTTAAGTACCCAAGACTAATTCTTTACAAACCTTCACCTGTCCTATTGCTATGCCTCTGTAGGTCAATCCACTGATAATGTCAACCATGGAAATTTTACATCATAAAGCATAATCTTCAGTATATCAGTGGCACTCTCTGCTTTTTCTTCTCCACGTTATAGGTATCTAAGCATTTGCTAATGTTTTTGGCAGGTCTGACTCATTGAGTCAGGCTTCCATTAGATGAACAACAACTGACCAAAGAAAATCGTGGTATGGTGGCTGTATTTATGTATCACATGGAATGTAAAGAACCAGAAGACTATAGCTTGCCCCAATGCAGAAGCTGAAAACAGCTTAATAGCAGCTACAATGGCTTTAATGGGATATCATTTACCATTTCAATGTCAGAAAATCATCTATAATCATCCTTATGTTGTAGCACAAATGTCCATTACATGACCATCAATGctgtttttctttctctatggAAGCCCATCAGGCTGGAGTATCACTATCTGCATGTTGTCCTTCGATCTCTAGTTGCTCAATTTGTTTCCCTTGATAATCAACTGGAAGCATCCTCACTAAGGCTCTTCCTCATTTGCTTTTCAATTTCTAGATGTCGAACTTGCTCTCTGTGCCTCTCCTACTCCAAGGTTGAGGAGAAGTGATCAAGATAGTGACTCAATGGATGAGGAGAAAAAGGACTGTCCAGCAGAATTCACCAAAGACACGCATACAACCAGATGAACCcaaaattaggatttttttttttgttcatatacATCCAGAGATGGTGAAGAATCCTTGTAAATCTTGTAAATTATTGAAGTGGCATGAGGGCACCCTCCACTTGAACTAAGGGCAAAGAGAACTGAGTGTCTAACAAGTTCCAAAAGTTCAACAGTGACAGGCAATATACCTCTGCCAAATTCTTAAATGACAATATTACTGAATTTTCAAATGTACCCctgaaaacacacacacacaaaaaggCACAAACGAATTTGGGAGAGAAATGTATTAGTGACCTTGACAACACACAGCAAAAACCTTTCAAAGATTGTTTTATCTGTCCATTGAGTTGAAAGAGGCTTGCCTCTCACTAATGGCTGAGCAAGGAGACCACTACACATGGACAGACTAAAGACTAACAAACATTTATGTCATGAAAGAATCaatgtattttcttataaattcaAAGGGTTGGgtttgtgtgtatgtgtgtataTAGTTTGTGTTTAATAAGAAGTGGCATTTGTATTGCATTAGATGGATGTAAGATGTAAAAGAAAGAATGACAAGAAAcctttcaaaaatgaaaaatttaggagagcataaaaagagagaaaacgAAATTTTCACAGCAGAAAGCCTTTGGCTTCTTGCCCCTAAGTTTATGAAGTAATAAAACTCCAGGGGATATGAGATCCtcaacaaaatcaacaaaagaaaaggcTCCTCTCTTGATCAATCTGTCGGCTCCTGATAAGCCAATCTATACGTCCATATCAAAGAGCAACCCAGCCCCCTGGCAAGATTCACAATCTCCAcattcaataattatatttccaAGGCTAATCACCAAGGCAGAACCTCCACTAGTAGATCAGTGACACTCAAATCCTTTGCAACTCTGTTACCCTCTggtaaagcaaggattttggccTTAATAATTACCCCAAACAAGTTAAGATTGGATTAATAATCTCCCACATGGTTCAGTTTTTAACTGACTTTTTCAAGGCTGGATAATATACtaggaaaaaaaagtatatactAAATACcagtataaaaatattaatatccaAATTCAACTTGGAAAGTTCAAACCAAAAGGACTTTCAGCAAAAAATAGTGCAATGATTCTTTTTTCCTATCTGATAAAAAATGCTTCTTTTTTACTAGTGCAAAGCTAAGCAATAGGCTTGTGGCAATAAAAGCACCTACCTGCtccttttataatttcattatatctatttttatatcataatatatGCTTCAAGATGGAATATCTAATAAGCATCATAATCCAGATATATAGAGCATACAAagttaattcaaaatattaagtaataagACGAGAGAGATATACATGCGTATGACATGAAGGGCAGTGCGGTTCTTCTCAGAGAAATTTTCACAAACAATGCTTTGCTCAGATCCCCTTGGTGGTTGTGGTGTTAACCCAACCATTTCAATTTGGCAAGAATCCCCATTAAACTTCCAATATGTAGCTCCCATTGTTCTGATTATTCGTTGAAGAGCATCCACTAGTGGACATTCATTAACAAACAAGAATTAGATGATAAAATAATGTTGCAAGATGTGAATATgtaaaaaaacaatgatgagaaataatgaagatttaGTTGTTTAGTGCACTCGTTTGGTTATTTTTGTAACTTCTTTGCAGGTTAGTTCATTTTAGTTGTACTCTCAAATCCGTATTAATGGacttgtttctgataaaaaggGGATATGAATATTAGAAACAAAGTCTACCAACtatataataagaaaacaaatgatTTTCTTGTTGGGAAAGCTAATTATATAGATAATGATGGACAAATGGATGATGGCATTGTGATGAGACCAGGGGTAAAGAGATTATTTGATGCATAGATTAActgtgaatttaaaaatttattggcAAAATTCCATGCAGGAACCTAATTATACCAAATTCATTTCCTCCACAAAGTTACTGATAAGTACCAAATCATCAACACTTTAAGGAATGGtttcaaaaaaagaatttcATGACTGGAATTTGAGTGCAAGTGCAAAGCATATCAGTTATACAAGGAAAGAAGAggaaatttcatttgaagatattcaaattaagtttgaaattcCCCTCAATATTTGGACATGATATGAATAATCTGTGCATCACCAATACAATCAACTCAACTCAAATGCCTGTTCAACTACTTATAGTTGGTTACACaaataattttccttcattCAGCCCAATCTAGGTTCAAGTTGTTTGTTTAACCATAAGCCCAGCTTGGTTTTCCACTACTAATGATcacttttgatttttcttttgtccCTGTAGTGCTTCAATACCAATACAGTATTGGTGACAGCTGATCTTTCGCACAAGATTCAGAATATCTTAGAAAATTCTCTCTCATTTCATCTGTATTTGCACCACATCTATCTTCTCACAGACGTACTCATTTCTTTTATCTATCTTTTCTTGCCGAACTCAACCATAGTGCTATTGAGTGCAATTGAAGTGGGTGCTTTTGCCTATATAAAAGTCACTTTAATCGAAAAATCAATTTGTGCTTGTGATGATGGTACCATAGAGATGGTACAAGTACTAAAGATAACCATGGTACAAAAGGATGTGTTGGAAGTGCCAATGTCGTAGGGTTGCAGTGACAGTTAGAAGCTGTGGTGATGGTGGTATGTTGTCCTAGGAATGGTGGCAGTATTGGTCCTACTGGATTGGGTGTTGGAGGCAGGCAGCATATTGTGGAGGTAGCTATGCTGATAAACCGGTGGTTATGTGCATGTGACTCCATTGGAGTGAGTCTAGATGGCTAATTCTAGGACAAGGAGTAGATGACTGAAGCTCAAAGCAAACAAAGTGGGGTGGGCTTTTGACAAACCCTTTGCCCAGCCCATTGAGACCAAGTTGTGATCTTaataaaaatcttcaaatacATCTGAGATGCAATTAAGAAGAATTAGGGAGTTTCTGAACTTATAAGTAGTCGGTGATATACATGTAACCACGTCTAGCGTGTAGAATTATGATATACTGCACAAGGAATATGAGAATAAGTAAATTTTCTGTCTACAGAAACCTTCTTCActcaaacaaattcaaaatgttCATGATAAatgtgggaaaaaaaatcaaggaataGATGGAAATGCTTCATCACCAGAAATTAGAAAAGTATTAAACAAAACGATTCGAACTGGCACTGTAACACCATTTTCAGGAAGTTTTTGAGCCTTACTACCAATGGAGACCAGACTTTCTCAGTAAGAAAACACTCCTCAACCAAACAgcaatataataataatcaaaacaCGAAAGCTCACAAACCAGCCAATCTCTGTGAATCAGCTGAACATTGACCGACGTTCCTGATTCCAGAGTCCCCTTCCTAATCCgctataaaaagtaaaaaaaaaaagaaagaatggcAGTCTAGTAATCTAGTTTCTGATGTTCTCGAACTGTCGATCAATCCAAAACCATGAGAACGGAACAGGACTGTAGGGACTCCTCCCcatgatgacacgtggcacacatCCCCTGATAACACGTGGCACGCATTCTTATCCGGATTTAACCCATCCGGATCTtcccaagagtacacgtggcgcgcttctccCTGTCCGGACCCCTAAGGAAGAGGCACACGACACTCGCAAGCATCACATCCGAACAACCGCCATATCACATCCGAACGACCgacatatcctatccggatatgttttgtccggatcattgactggAGTAAGCAAGTCTTGCATGTCATCACAACAGCTTGGCCCACATTCCGCCACCTGCAGAGTGAAAGGACAGGAATAAAGTGACGGCAAGTCACTTCCCTCGATCTCTAACAGTCGCGgcgcctcccacgatctctgtcagccgcccgtagggtgatgatggtcctgccaccacctagtggcatcatgacaagccaaaatatctccctaccattaaagagggaatCAGAGCTTCTGGTACTacatatatgaaccttcgcacaaagaggaaggtaagcttactatacctagtaaaaggctaACTGATTGATCTCTCTtaccatggctgacaaaaccatcggagggttcGTCCGGACACTCTGTCCGGATGCCTTTTGCAGGGACGATTGAATCAAGAAtctatattggttgagatcgtgcGTCCACCCATTTAGCAGCTACGTGGATCACCAGggacgcgaggcctcaacattggcgccgtctgtgggaaaATCACTGATTCAGTCACCAGCAAAGATGGCCACACCTTCCCAAAGCCATTCATCTGCTAAGGGAGAGGAAGATAATTTTGGATGGCGCGAAGCCATCAAAAAAAGACAGTTAGCAAGCGAGCGACAACTGCAAGCTCTCCTCCAGGAGACGACAAGACTAAGAAAGGAAAACGCAATATTGCGTATCCAAGCATCGTCGACGGGGCCTCCCCGTCGTTAGCATTCAAGAGGCTAAGTAGCCAACTCAAGGCTTCACCCAGAGTCAATATACCCCGAAACAGCGGGACCAATCCCTGAAACACGCAACACTGGGCCACACGAGCCACACACACCCATGCCTCGAGCTCCCCGTGAGGAAAGGTCAGACTCCACTCGTTTCTCATCTAAGAGACAACGTGATAGAAGATCCCAGTTGTCGGGCGCGATTCGTGCGAGACTGGGCCCCCAGGAGCCTGGCAGGCCAAGGCCGCCAATACCCACCACATGGGGTGTGCATCATGATCCTACGGTCACCCCTATGCCACAGAACATTTTCCCACACCGTGACCCCTTGGTCACCCCTATGGTGCAGAACGTTCCCCCGCACCAAGCGATACGACATGTTGGGAGAAATCTCCCAAACGAGCCACCCATTGGCTCCATCAGCAAAAgactggatgacatgctctccacgcctttctgTCCTCATATCATTCATTACGAGCCACCGAGGGGATTCCTCGTACCAAAATTCTCTGCATACGATGGGTCCAACGACCCcttcgaccatatcatgcattatcgacAGCTCATGACTCTCGATATAGGCAACGATCAGCTGCTATGCAAAGTATTCCCCGCCAGCCTGCAAGGGCAAGCTCTCTCATGGTTCCATCGCCTACCTCCCAACTCTATTGATAATTTCAGAGACCTATCGGAGGCCTTCGTGGGACAATACTTATGCTCCGCTCGACATAAGCAGAATATCAGCActttgcaaaacataaaaatgcaagATAACAAATCCTTAAGGGAGTTCGTGAAACGGTTCGGTCAGGTCGTATTACAGGTAGAGGCTTATAGCATGGACGTTGTCATACAGATCTTCAAGCGAAGCATCTGTCCAGGCACTCCATTTTTTGAATCGCTCACTAAAAAGCCTCCTACGACGATGGACGACTTATTCCGACGCTCAAGCAAATACGCAATGCTCGAAGATGACGTACAAGCAGCCACCCAGCAAGTCCTGGTTGCCGGACAGGCATCCAGAGGGGGCGCCAAAGAAGTGTCAAACTTCCGGATCAGCCAAGGCCGTCCGATCGAAGGTAGGAAGGGCCAAGTCGCCCAGAAATGCCACCCCTCACGCCCCTTTCCATATCCTATGAGAAGCTCCTCCCTGTAATCCAAGGCATGTCCGACTCAGGTGCCCTTGGAACGGACCCATCCAAACGTGATCATAGTAAAAAATGCGCCTTCCATAAGGAGCATGGTCACACAACGGAGGAATGCAGATGCCTCCATTATTTGGTCGAAAGGCTCATAAAGGCGGGACATTTGAAGCAGTACCTCCGCTCAGATGCCGGAGGAAGAGACGCTTCTCGAAATCACAACTCTGGAGCCCCCACGGCTCCGGCCGCCCCCAAGGCCATCATAAGCTATATTAATGGAGGTCCATCGGATGAGGAGCATGACTCCAAGCGAAAGAAACAGAGATTGTTACGGAAAGCATTAGTGCGCGAACGTATCAATTCCATCCGGCCTGGGATAACTGGGGGGGGACCCTCGCCCTATAGATGGGACAATCATTTTCCCACCAGTAGACCCCACCCGGATACTGCAGCCGCACCGCGACGCCCTCATTCTATTcttagagattggaaattttGACGTAAGACGTATCCTGGTTGACCCGGACAGCTTGGCCAATCTTGTACAAGCATCGGTCATTAGCCACATGGGACACAATTTCATAGGCCTCGAAAATCCTGGGCGAATCTTGTCCGGATTCAACGGGGCATCAATTACTTCCCTGGGAGATATTATACTACCGGTCCAAGCCGGTCCAGTCACTCTCAATGTACAATTTTCGGTGGTACAAGATTTATCACCCTTCAACGTCATCTTAGGGCTCACATGACTGCACTACATGAAAGCCATCCCCTCTACCTATCATCAAAGGGTAAGCTTCCTTACCAAGGATGGACAAATCGACCTATACGGCAGCCAGTTAGCCGCTCGCCAATGCTACCAAATAGCACGAGAAGCAAGGACTAGCTGGGAGAATGAACCCCTCCCTGAGCCCACCCATGCACCTGACCAATAGCAATCACCGTGTCCGGCGGAGAAAGATCCCACGATGGCGGATCCCTTGCAAATAGTCCAAATTTCGGAAGAAGGTACTCACCTTACACACATCAGTTCCCTCTTAACACCTGAAGAGACCCAGCACATTCAAAAAGCCCTCCGGCAAAATCGGGATGTCTTTGCATGGGCGCAttctgatatgaagggaattcaTCTCTCCATCACCTCTCATAAGCTTAACGTCTTGCCAACAGCCAGACCCATCCAGCAGAAGGTTAGACGTTTCCACCCGGATAGACAAGCAATTATCCGGAATGAGATGGACAAATTACTAGAGGTCGGGTTCATCAGAGAAGTAGATTACCCGAACTGGTTAGCAAATGTTGTGGTAGTGcccaaaaaagaaggcaaatggcGGGTGTGCGTCGACtacaccaacctcaataatgcatgcccaaaagacagtttccctTTGCCGCGGATAGATCAAATTGTGGACTCCACTGTTGGGCAAGGGATGCTCTCTTTCTTGGACGCCTTCTccggataccaccaaatccccatgtcCCCAGCtgacaaagaaaaaacaacctTCATAACGCCACACGACCTCTATTGctacaaagtcatgccattcAGACTCAAAAATGCTAGCGCCACTTATCAGAGACTGATGACAAAGATCTTCAAACCTCTAGTCGGCCGCATAGTAGAGGTATATATTGACGATATCGTGGTTAAAAGCAAAAATCGAGAGGAGCATGTCCTTCACTTGCAAGAAGTTTTCCACCTCTTAAGAACGTATGGCATGAAGTTGAATCCTTCTAAATGCGCCTTTGGCGTAAGTGCTGGCAAATTCCTGGGATTTATGGTCAGCCAAAGGGGGATAGAGGTTAGCCCGGATCAAGTCAAGGCAGTCATAGAAACACCACCCCCCAGAAGCAAGAAGGAATTGCAACGCCTCACAGGCAAGCTCGTCGCACTAGGACGTTTTACAGCCCGCTTCACTGATGAACTACGACCCTTCTTCTTTGCAATACGAAAAAATGGAGCAAACGGATGGACGGACAGTTGTCAAAgcgcttttgaaaaaattaaacactaCCTTATGCAACCACCTATCCTGAGCAGCCCCATCCCTGAAGAAAAATTGTACATGTATCTGGCTGTATCGGAGTGGGCCATCAGCGCCGTCCTATTCCGCTACCCCTCACCCAAGGAGCAAAAACCTATCTACTACGTCAGCAGAGCGTTGGCAGACGTAGAAACCAGATATTCAAATATGGAACTAACGGCCTTAGCTCTTCGAAGTGCCGCCCAAAAGCTCCGTCCTTACTTCCAAGCTCACCCGGTGATTGTGCTAACTGACCAACCTCTTCGCAACATTCTGCACAAGCCAGATTTAACCggaagaatgcttcaatgggccatagagtTGAGCGAATTTGGAATCGAGTTCCAACCCAAATTATCCATGAAAGGCCAAGTGATGGCTGACTTCGTGCTGGAATACTCCCGAAGGCCCATCCAACACAAGGAACCAAGCGAAGAAGAATGGTGGACTTTGCGAGTCGATGGAGCCTCCCGATCGTCAGGATCCGGGGTAGGGCTCCTGCTGCAATCTCCAACAAGAGAACACCTGGAGCAAGCCATCCGACTAGGGTTTCCCACCTCTAACAATGAAGCAGAATATGAGGCCATCCTATCCGGATTGGACCTCGCCCTGGCTCTATCCGTCTCCAAGCTCTGAATCTATAGTGATTCTTAACTCGTGGTAAGACACGTCCAGAGGGAATACGAAGCCAAGAATGAGCGCATGGCGCGATACTTAAACAAAGTAAGAGACACCTTGCAGCGATTCACCAAATGGATGATTGAAAAAATCAGGCGGACTGAAAACTCACGTGACAACGCCCTGGCAGGCATAGCTGCTTTCCTTCCCATCAAAGAAGCTATATTATTACCTATACATGTGCAGGCCAAACCTTCCGTCACGGAAGCCTCCACTTGCAATACCATTAAGGCAAACGAAACAGACGACAAAGGCTGGATGGAAGTCATCATAGAATATCTCCGGATAGGCACCCTGCCCGAAGAACCCAAGCAAGCACACAAGATCCGGGTGCAAGC is from Vitis riparia cultivar Riparia Gloire de Montpellier isolate 1030 chromosome 10, EGFV_Vit.rip_1.0, whole genome shotgun sequence and encodes:
- the LOC117923144 gene encoding uncharacterized protein LOC117923144; its protein translation is MPRAPREERSDSTRFSSKRQRDRRSQLSGAIRARLGPQEPGRPRPPIPTTWGVHHDPTVTPMPQNIFPHRDPLVTPMVQNVPPHQAIRHVGRNLPNEPPIGSISKRLDDMLSTPFCPHIIHYEPPRGFLVPKFSAYDGSNDPFDHIMHYRQLMTLDIGNDQLLCKVFPASLQGQALSWFHRLPPNSIDNFRDLSEAFVGQYLCSARHKQNISTLQNIKMQDNKSLREFVKRFGQVVLQVEAYSMDVVIQIFKRSICPGTPFFESLTKKPPTTMDDLFRRSSKYAMLEDDVQAATQQVLVAGQASRGGAKEVSNFRISQGRPIEGMSDSGALGTDPSKRDHSKKCAFHKEHGHTTEECRCLHYLVERLIKAGHLKQYLRSDAGGRDASRNHNSGAPTAPAAPKAIISYINGGPSDEEHDSKRKKQRLLRKALVRERINSIRPGITGGGPSPYRWDNHFPTSRPHPDTAAAPRRPHSILRDWKF